In the genome of Arachis stenosperma cultivar V10309 chromosome 6, arast.V10309.gnm1.PFL2, whole genome shotgun sequence, the window GCCGCGTCTCCGTCGAGACCCTCGCCGGAAAAACCCTTGCAGTCGGTACGCCCTCGTAAAACCCTGTCCCCTATTTTTCGCTACTTCTTTTTCCCGTTGTTCGCTCCATTATTGAACGAATAAACAACGCCACGACCCTTCGCTCTTTCTTCTGCAGATGCGAGCATATGGATGGTGCAATTTATGAAGGCGATGCGCGATGAGAAGGGCGAAATGGTTCGAAACGCTCACTTGCTGGGCTTCTTTCGTCGAATTTGCAAGCTCTTGTTCCTCAGGACAAAGCCAGTCTTCGTCTTCGACGGCGGAACCCCCGCCCTAAAGCGCCGCACCGTCATCGCCCGCCGCAGGCAGCGTGAGAACGCCCAAGCCAAAGTCCGCAAGACTGCAGAGAAATTACTTCTCAATCACGTAAGGcttctaaaaaattataataaattgcgAGCTTGGATAGTGAAGTCAATTTTTGTTTCCACCCTTGGGCTAAACCACTTTTACTCCCTGCTGTGTAGTGTCGAAGTTATTTGGATCTTGATAGTGATTGTTTTCAGGCTTTGCTATGCCTCAGTTATTGAATCAAATGCTTTTCACCTTGATCCTTTACGGCGTCCTGCATACATTGAGTTTTGTTAGGACACTTGAACTCAATTATGTCTCGGCTAGCAAAgtattgaaattgaaaattcaaTTACGCTGAAAAAGTTGAAAATATGTAAATTTTTACTTCAAAAAGGTTAAAAATAAGTCATCTCTAATTCTATACAGATGGGGTCCTAGTGTTGGATTGAAAATTTTCCTGATTTTATGCATTACGAATGTCTGAGAATTGTGGGCTGAGTCTTTCTGTGTGCTGTGCTTGTAGTTAGTTTAAAATTTAGACACATAAATACAGGTCATTTGTTCTAATGGCTGAGTAGGTAAAGAATTAATGGTGCATTTTGTCTAAGTTACTGGCTTCATGTATTCTGTCACCCTCACCTTCTGTTTTTTCGTTTTCCTTTTCAACTTTGCTCTATAGTTAAAGGCATTGAGGTTGAAAGAAGTTGCTGATGACATTAAGAACCAGAGGCTGCAGCAGAAGAGTGATGCCAAGGGATGCAAAAAACCTGATCGGATGGACTTTGTCGATAGTGATCCGGGAAAAAGTAACATGAAAGAGATAAATGAAATGTAAGCAACATCTGTTGTTGTAAATCGTTAAAGCTTTCTTTTGTGTGAGGTATACTTGCCTCATTATTTAAAATCATTCATTTAGGTCTTCAGCTAAACTTGCAGCTACAGAGGCAGGAAATTTCTTGCAAGAAGTTGTGTCAAGAAGTCGCAACCAGGAGGAACTTGATGAAATGTAATCCATGTATATAACATATTTACTGAAATGAAGGGGGCCAATCGTGAATACCACTGTTAAACGTTTTGATGTTTGCATGACTTAATTTAGGTTGGCAGCATCTATATCTGCAGAGGAGAATGGAATGCTAGCCGGGAAAGAAGTGCCATCTACTGTACCTAATACTTCAGAGGAGAAATTTGACACAGATGGAGAATTGATACTGGTAAATTTTGCAAATTTAGAAGATGGATTGATTAGAAGTAGCCCTTACTATCATATGACCCATTGTTGATTGTAGCTTGTATTGTACCTTTCGTAGTGTTAGACACTGGAATAAGAAGACAATTTAAAGAAAAGGTACTGGATTATTATTGGTGGGGCCCAACAATGTGTTTGAGAAACCCATGAATCATTTGTATGACACGGGACTTTTAATGGTTCCTTGACCTCTTCCAAAACTCATGAAGTGACTAGACCTTCCCTCTTCTGTTTCCAGTTGTATGTAATGACGAAACTTACTTCCCAACAACCTCTATAATAACCTCTAATTGACTATTTGACTTCCCAATCTTCTACTCTCTAGCTGCCTCCTTCTCTGATCCTATTTACAGTTGGCCTTGGGGATTATGTTTTATTGTGGCCCTCTTTGTTTTCTCCTGGCATGAACTTGCTTCACTCCTAAACACCTTTAAAGTAAATATCAGAGCTATAATGGGGAATAAGGCCATATTTGTTCTTCTATATTAGTTGTGACATTCTAAAGTGGTTATTTGTCAATGTTTATCCTTCTGCACTTCTTGCTGTCTCatctatattttctttttcttctcctgcAGCCTTGTGACAATGAAGTAGATTTAGCTGTTTTAGCTGCTTTACCACAGTCAATGCAACTTGATATTCTTGCACAGGTCAGttttttttacatatatttAGGATGATGATACAAGGAAGGAGGAAAAATGATCCTcccaacaaaaaattaaaacaaaagatTAGTAAAGTGTAGCTTTCCAATCTCTCAACATGTTTGAGGGAAGTCCTCTAAAGAGATCATGAGCTTTACACCATATAGAAGGCCAGTGTCTAATTGTACCTTAAAAATGAATTATCTGAAAACTAAAATTAGAGGTGCGAGAATCGCACATGCTCAAATACTCCTGAAAGTGGCATATACTGCCCAATGCCACAAAGATTTGCTTCTTACCTGCTACCAAAACTTGTGAACCTTGTCAATAGAACTTATCTAAGGATGCTCACCCAAGAATCTTTTTGAAGATGCTAAAGTATCCAGAGAGTTAGCCATTGAACAACATTTTGGATGATATTCTTTACAgcttgtatttttatattttttcttatttattatattgCAATGAAGGAACTGATAAAACATTTCAAAGATTATTCTCTCGTAGAATGTGTGTGCTTGTGCACTCTATCTTGAAAATATCATCTTCCTTTTACTTGCTTGtgtcattttctctttttatgtATTGTATTTCATCAGGTTTAAATGTAACCTTTCAGCATTTATGCTTGTAACAGCTTAaaggaaagaaaacaaaagcaccAGTGGAAGATGAACTGCAGAACCAACGTGAGGTCAATGATAGGGGCAAGGGTAAGGGGATTCTGTTTAGAGAAAGTGACTTGGGTGGTTGTAGCTCAAAATGTGACAATGTGATATCAACAAATGACAATCAAGACAAAATTGATGAAATGTAAGCTGCATGATTTGTCAAAATTTTGACACAGTAGCATTTTAGCTTGGTTATAAAGTATTTTGTCTTGGAGTTTATTAGGTTAGCAGCCTCTATTGCTGCGGAGGGCATTGCAAAGTCTATGAGTAATGCATCAACTTTTTTTGAGGCTTCAGCCATTGAGGAAGAGGATGGTGACTATGATGAAGATGAAGAGATGATACTGGTCAGCTTATATTTCTATGCGTCAATTATGATATTTCATGTGTGTGTTTTATTCTCATAGTTCAGGAAACTGCTCTTAGTCATTACCTAATTTGGCAATGTTAACATATCCACAAGGATTTAAAACTTCACGCATGCACAAGTGAAGAAGCTGTTCCTAAAAATCTAGTGATGTTTGGGGAAAAAATAAAGATTGCTAGCTAAAGAATAGTTTTAAGTGAATGCACTTCTCAACAATAACTTTTAAGTGGATCCATCCAAACATAAATTGATTTTCatatatttgattatttaaaaaagttatgttgataattaattattaaaataatttgaatCTCAGGGTTTCCAAACGCATACTAAGAGTAATGTTTGTGTGAATCATATGCTTGGATGTCGTTTTTGCAGCCTGCAATGCATGGTGGAGTTGATCCAGCTGTTCTGGCTTCTTTACCTCCATCAATGCAACTGGATCTCCTAGTTCAGGTAATTGAGCTCATAAAGTATTGTCTATAGCCTAAGTACCGTTACATTAATTCTGATGTCGTTGTTGAATAATTATTCTGCAGATAAGAGAGCGATTAATTGCAGAGAATCGACAAAAGTATCAAAAAGTAAAGAAGGTTGGTAAAAgaattcatatttattttttcatgcATTGAAATAAATGTAAATACCCATGCCCAAAATTAAAGTTGCAATTGTCATGAATAGTGCTGTGTACTTTTAGACACTGATCCTGTTCGACTTATGTCGGTATATGTTGGGTAAAATGTGGCTACTGTTTGATTGGAGACCTGGTATTATTTAGGGTTGTATTCGGTTTGGACTGATTTTGAAGCAGATAATCGCATATGGGCATAGTGCAAGTGCCTGATGGGGTGATTTTATTTTCTGCCTATAGCAACTGTTGTTAACTCTTTTCATTTTGGTAGAATCCCACATTGCCTAGAGATAAGTCCTAGATGGCCTTTGTAAGAGCTTGTACATTCGTCACCTCATGAGCTAACTTTCTGGAGTTTAGTTTAGGCTTACTCAATTCCAGTAGAAGTAACTTTCCTCATTACCATGTGCTTAATGTATGTGATCTGACTGGCCCTTTCAGGATCCTGCAAAATTTTCTGAGCTACAAATAGAAGCTTACCTTAAAACAGTTGCTTTTCGACGAGAGATAGATGAAGTGCAAAAAGCTGCTGCTGGAAGAGGAGTAGGGGGTATCCAAACTTCACGGATTGCATCTGAAGCCAACAGGGAGTACATATTCTCATCATCTTTTACTGGTGACAAACAGTGAGTAATCTTATTTTCAGTATTTGGTAGTCCTTCTCCTATGAATTAAATATGATGTCTGGTGGAGTTTTCATGTAAAGAACTTCCTTAATCTTTGCATTCTTAAATATCACAGAGAACTTGCATCAAGCAGAGCAGAGAAAAATGATGATGCTCATCGTAAGGCTCAAGGAACACATCCTGTGGAGAATCTTGCTAATATTATTGCATCAGCTGGTTCTAATACTACAAGTGGATTGGTTTGCAATGAACCTAGTGAATCTGTTGATGAAAGAATTCAGACCTTCCTAGATGAGAGGGGTCAATTTCGAGTTAGCAGATCAAGAGCTATGGGGATGCGTATGACCCGAGATTTGCAAAGAAATTTGGACTTGATGAAGGAGATTGAGCTGGAAAGAACACATATCAACAAGGCTTCAAATATTGATGCAATTTTGAGTGCAGAGAATAATGGTCCATCAAAAAGTTCTGGGACCAATTCTGTTGGTAAATTAAAAACTATGAATGTTGATCTAGTTGGTGAGTGTGCACAAAATGAGCAATCTGTCTTTGACAAGGATACTTCTATAGAGGTATCCTTTGAATACGATAGCAAGAATGCACTCATTGATGCTGAAGATGAAATATTTGCTAATTTAGTAGGAGGAAATTCAGGGACAGTATTTCATGCTGATGGAACTCCAGCAAAAGAACATCCTTCTAATTCAGATTCAGATTGTGACTGGGAGGAAGGAATTGTTGAAGGGAAGAATACCTTCATTCCTGGAAATAATAAAGTGGAATGGAATTCTTCTGTTGCTGAAGGGGATAATAATGATGAGAGTGAAGTAGAATGGGAGGAAGGAGCTTGTGATGGTGATAAAAGTACCATATGTTGCCCATCTGAGACTGGGAAAAAGCCAACTCGAGGACAATTGGAGGAGGAGTCTAATTTGCAGGAAGCAATTAGGAGAAGTCTTGAGACTATAGGAGATGGAGAGCTTAAGCACCTATCATCTGTAGATGAGCATTCAAATGCTGATGAGAAAAAATTGGATTATGGATTAACCCATGGTGATTATTTGGATGTTTCTGGTGCAATGACTTTAAATGATGAAGATGCATTTCTGAAGATCAAAAATAGTATGGCTGTTTCATCTTCTCCAAGGGAAGATGGTtctaaacaaaatatatttcaTGGAAATGTGGATGCCGATGGTTATGTCAACTCCCAAACTTCTGATTTTCCTAGGGGTCAGTCAAAGTCATATGTAGCTTCTATTTCTAGTAACCTGGATATATTGATTGAAAAGCCTAATGTACTGAATAGATGCTCTCATTCTGAATATTCGACTTCAGATGCAAATATGATGAAGGACAATGACCATATGGCTGCAGAACAATTGTTGGATAAACATTGTGATGATACTAAGGTGTCTTCCGATGGCAAAAATGTTTCCAAGGATAATCCACTTGGTTCCACTGGTAAGGAGAAACCTAACTATAATAATGAATCTCAGCCATTGATTAATTCTGATGATAATACCAAGTTTGCCACTCCTTTGACAGAATCATCCTTGAAGGGATCAACAGAAAATGTTGATATTGGGCCAAAGTTAGCTGCAGTGGACAATGATGGAAGCTTCAGAGGAGAAAGAAATATTGATCTTGTGAAAAATGCAGTTAACACCTCAGGAGATTTTCCAGCACATGTAGACGAGGTTAGATTGGAGGAGGAAATACGAATACTTGGTCAAGAATATATAAACCTTGAAAATGAGCAGAAGAAACTTGAAAGAAATGCAGAATCTGTCAACAGTGAATTGTTCACAGAATGTCAGGTGTGTACTGAAACTTATGCATACAAGAGCAATATATTTTCATGACTTGAATATTGCTTTGTCAAAATGGCTACTGTTGTGTTTTCCACTCTTCACTTAAATTTGGTATTCTGCTATGGACTCAGATATCCACTAAACTCTTGAATGATGATTTTGGTGTAAACTGTGTATAACGTATCATTGAGGtataatttgtattttgtaCTTTTGTATTTGCATCTTGTGGTGCAATTTGATATACACAGTTTTTGtatatatagttttttttaacttaaaaaaaaaacttccaAGAATAAGTTGATAAGTTATCAGTATTGATAAAACTAGGATTCTTATGTTTCGGAGAAGAAATGTTTCTGGCATATAATTGGAGCGATTAAGTTAAAATAGCCAGTGAATCaatttctagtctctttgaacTCCCCGCATGGTTTGTTGAATTATAATGCTGGAGGCTAAACATCAGTTTAATGTGTTTCCTTTTTGATGCTATTCAAACACCATTTCATCAATGCAGGTAAAGTACATTAATTGGTCATGGCATTATACTTTGTATATAATTGTTAAAATGTTTATTGAtatgataatttaattaagttatGATCATCAATATCGAGTTTAATATTTGCTTCTCCTCTTTTGttttctcattccgtatatctGTATCTCTCTCCAAGTTTCTTGTGATCTCTTATGACTCTAAAGAATATGTTGTTGTAGGAATTACTGCAAATGTTTGGTTTGCCATATATTATTGCCCCAATGGAAGCTGAGGCACAGTGTGCTTTCTTGGAAACTGCAAAACTGGTTGATGGTGTTATAACTGATGATTCTGATGTCCTTCTATTTGGAGCTCGTAATGTTTACAAGAATATATTTGATGATCGCAAATATGTAGAGACATACTTCATGGAGGTATGGATTCATGCAGTGCTCTTAAATAAACTTATATTGCAAACAATCTTATTttaacgttttttttttatcatttctGGTTCAGGACATTGAGAAGGAACTTGGATTGAGCAGGGAAAAATTAGTACGCATGGCACTACTACTTGGGAGTGATTATACTGAAGGTGTAAGGTATGACAACCAGAACCTTGCCATTTCTAGAGCATAGTTATGCCTAGTTGTTGCAGTGCCTTCATGAGATGTTTTTAAAGGTCTATATTTGATTTGTTTCTATTATTTACTTCATATTAGAGTGAGAAGTACTGGATGATACtacaggaaaaaaaaaaaaaaaaagaaatttatgaTACTTTATGTATAGATATCCCTTGTATCTTGTAGTAGGTTTTTGGCGGCGTGCTTGGTGTAGATTCCACTTTTTTGCAGTTTACCAGATCAGTGTTTAATGTTAATGTAGTGGCATTGGGATTGTCAATGCTATTGAGGTTGTGAATGCGTTCCCTGAGAAAGATGGCCTCTTGAAATTCCGCCAGTGGGTTGAATCACCAGATCCCACCATTCTTGGATGGTTGAATACAAAGGGTGGATCAAATACAAGAAAGAAAGGATCAAAAGAGCCTTCATCAGATCAAATTAATAGTCATATTAAGGAACAAGAGGATTCGCTggattgtgaccaagaaatCAAGCAAACCTTTTTTGAGAAACATGTAATTGATTTCCTGCTTACATGGTTTTTTTGGTTTAAATAATATATTGAAGGACAATTTCACTTTTAATGTTTTGACTTTGTATGGGAGTATGTGactattttcatcttcttctgtTTTAAATAGAGAAATGTTAGCAAGAATTGGCATATTCCATCTTCTTTTCCAAGTGAAACAGTTATATCTGCTTATTATTCTCCACAAGTTGACAAGTCAACCGAGCCTGTCACCTGGGGAAAGCCAGATCATCTTGTTCTTCGAAAGTAAGTTTATATTCCTCATTGCTATACCTCTTACGTCAACCAAATGAGCATTTGTTTCACTGCTGATTATATATGACTTTGGATGAGCCTTGAAAGGAGAGTATATGATagaataatatctcattttttatCATTCTGAGCTATTAACAGTACTTTCCTTCAAATGTTCACAATTTCAACAGGGTGTTTTGGTGTATTTTTCACATGCCCATTAGCCTGTTGAGCTTCCTTAAAGAAAGGgctattctttattttatttctccTTGCAGATAAAATGCTTAATTCTGGCTGTGTATTCAGGGGAATTCAGATTGTTTGATGGGACATCAGGCTTTATGttaagcttttttgttttttttttgtttttctttttctggtCTACTACCTGTTATTTCTGTGATATGGAGTTCAATCGTCAATACTTTGTGTGATGCTTTGGCATGAGGGCACTACAGTAGTCTTCACAGAaattgtgtgtgtgtgtgtttatcAATTCACTCTGAATATGATTATTCTAGATCGTAACTTTTGAGATTACGAATATTATATGGATCAGGCATTCTGAGAGTTCTAAGTTATTTCGAATATGCATTGTGTATTCCTTGAATTCTGAGTTCTGTTCTCTACACAGATTGTGCTGGGAGAAATTTGGGTGGACTAGCCAGAAAGCAGATGAATTACTATTACCTGTTTTAAAGGAATATAACAAACATGAGGTTAGAGGCTTGCATTGACACCCCCGTGTTcttctctttccctttttccTCATCTATTCTAGGTTCTCCATGGTTGCCGAGACTAAATTGTTATTTGGGTAGTTTTATTAATATGTGTCATAGCATATCATATGTTAAGGCACAAAAGATAAAAGTGCTATAAAATGAGTAATACAAGGTAATAAAGATTCCAAAGCATTTAgtatttttctctttaattCAATTGATTACTtaatattatgaatttttttccttttgcacGTGTCATTAGGCCACACATAAAGAAAACCCCTTTCATTTTCTTTGTAATAAAGGATGACACTAATTGCCCATTAAAGGCAAGCGAGCTAATTATCAATTATCTATTGTCCTGTTTATATTCCGTCTTATAGATACCTTATATTAGTTGAACCTTTTAATACAGACTCAACTGCGTTTGGAAGCGTTTTATAGTTTCAATGAACGATTTGCAAAAATTCGTAGCAAGAGAATTAAGAAAGCTGTAAAAGGGATTACTGGTAAGCAGCCTTCAGAATTGAAAGATGATTTCAACAGTGGCAAGAGTAGGAGAGGAAATCATCTAGAATCTGAGGACAAAAATTTTGAGAATCTAAAGGCGACAAAGGAAAGTCTTGAAAGTTTGAAGAAACCTAAAGTGAAAGAATCAAGGAAAAGGAAGAATGATGGAGACACTCTTGGGAAGGCAATGTCAAAGAGAAAGACAATCATTGATGGTCCTTCTTCAGCTTCTGGTATGTCTGCAGTGGAGAATTTACAGCCGGGTACTGAGTCTGAAAAAGACCAAAGTGATAGTAATCCATTGATTTCAAATAGAAGTGGGAGGGGCAGAGGAAGAGGCAGAAGTTTGGCAGTAAAACATGGAAGGAAAAAGGAAAGTCTCATTTATCAATCATCTGGAACGTCATCTTCCAGTAGCGACACTGATGATCATGTTGATATGTCAAAAGTTCCTCAAGAGGTTCGAAGGGTAAGATTCATGCTCGCCCTTCAAATTTATGATATACAAATATATTCTTGATTGTTCATTCTGAGTTGTTTCTTTGTTGGAGGCCTTATAGTTAATTATTAGttaacgtaaaaaaaaaaagaaaaataattatgcTTTGGTGCTTTTAAATCCTGTGATGCCTGTAACCATATTGTTAGCTGGGTCTGGTGGTAGATGAAAATGACCAAGAAAGGAACTCTACAAACCTTGATGGAACTTATTTGAATAAATTGTCAATATCTATCTTAATTTGGTTCTAGATGTTATTGTTTCCATTTGGCCATTTTAATTCTTCTGATAATGTTAGAATCTTTCCTTAGTTGATTTAAGCATATGTGGAGGTCTTTAAAGACATAGAGTTGAATAGAGACAGAGATaaagagagaaatagaaaaaccataggtaaaattataaaaaaaaacgcTTTAGGCTTTAGTGGTTTGAATGGAAACATTATTTACAGCATGACATTGAATCAGTTGATTCATCTAGCTGACTCCACAACCCACTAGTAGTGTAGTGGTGAGGGGTTTGAATAGTATGCATGAGGTTGTTCAAACTTTGTTGTCAATATTCCTAAAAAACTTGGCCAACTCCGCGGGACGCGGCATAATTGCTGTTATTTCTTCAACATATCCTGGTTTCATCTACAAAATGAAAGACACTTTTATTTTATGGAAAGTAAAGTGAAAAGAGTCTTCTATTTAAGCGATACTCTTAGGTTTTTAATGTGATTTAGTCAAATGGAATTAAAAAGGTTCCACTTACATTTTGTGCAATTTACAGTCCTCACGTTCCAGAAAACCTGTCAATTATTCACTTGAGAACCTAGAAGATGAAGAACTCAATGAGTTGTTTGATACGAGGAATCAATCATCCTTGTGTGAAGAGAATTTATCTGATATTCCTGGTGCATGTGGGGATTCTGCAACTGGTTTAAGCAGAGGTAAAGAGAGTGATATGATAAGTAGTGCTCCAACCAGGAACTTCCCTAGAGACGATCTTGGGTCGGAAGGTCAATTTTTCACGGATGCTGATGAAACTACTCATCCAGATCCAGGAATTGGTGATGGTGATATTACTGTTAATGCTGACTCTTGTGATGACTACCTTAAACTAGGAGGTGGTTTTTGTTTAGATGATAGTGATGAACCTAGCAATCAGAATGCAGTTGATGGTGTCAATACTGCTGATACTGAAGGATTTCTGCACTGTTCTGTTATGATGGATGAGACTGACCATCATAAAAATGGTTCTGAGATATTATTTTCAGGCACCGATAATGCTCGCAGCGAGATGCAAGAGGGACGCAATGCCTACAATGTTGACAACGAGCCAAATGATAACCTTCCAAATCTTAGTGCCAATGATCAAAATGAAATGGGGGTCTCTGTACCTGAGAATGTTAATCATAATAATGGAAACTACAATGGGGCATTTAGTGCAATGCCATTTTTGaggaaaaaaaggaagaagtagaaTCTTTCTAGCTTTGAATGTCGTAGGTTTTTGTGAATATTTCTAGATTACTGACTATATTAAATTTTACCCTCCAAGTTGTtccttttaaattatttatgttCTATTTTACTTGCTGGGGAAGAGTTCTTGAAAACGCTGGCTTCATATCTCATGCCTCTTATGTTATGCTGAAAGTTATTGCTATTTAATTTATGTCATCATCACCAGAGAAAGGGCAGTGCTTTATGAACACCATTGTCTCAACCACTATATAAGTTCTCTACAAATGTGATTATAAATGTGAATTTGATTTGATCTTGATTATTAACGTGATTTGATTACACTAAGTTGTAAGCATTGGAATACTGGAATGCGATGAATTAAAGTTGCATTCGCGTAGTATATGCCTATCAGTCCAATCCACCATTTGATTTTCTATTTGGTTTCAGATTTTTAATAcacattttataaataataaaaagaaaacagCTGActtatatactaattttttttgacATTCTATTAATATTTATACACATATACGTATATATAAGTTAGTATAATTAACACTTATATTTACCAAAATCCATATATAGGTTGACAAAGAGTTTGAGTACATGAGTTATTATATTATGCATCTCTTAATGAGCGTGGGCTGTATgtattatttaacaaaaaaatattggcTACCGATGAGAGTCAAAAGTATAAAAATGATTTTGGattgatataaaataaaattttatagatGATATTTACAGTATATAAGTTACTAATCTAACGATAGGttttgtaaaagaaaaaaaaaagttaaaggatcattaaaatttattatttttgatctattaatatttaaaaatataaaataaaatatgttgtTGGATTACTACTTTACCGGACTAATAGaattagactaaaaaaattgagttgatgATTAAATGATAACAAAAAACAATCAATTTTCATGGTTCTctaacatttttcaaaaaaagttaCACCCatgaaaaaaattgttaaacagtatcaaatttagttaaatttatattagttttattttagaatttaattttgatgcactgatACATTCATgtaattatatttgttttttttataaacattcacataattaatataaaaaataattatttttattaatatatattatataattagatatacgtataaaattattttatattcagaatgcatcaaaattaaattcttgtTTTATTCTATGTAGTTACTGATATATCAGTTGAGATCAATTAACACTGGGATAGGTGCAAAAAACATAGTATGCCTAGTTGGGCCAGTGGCCACCACCTTTTGGTGAcacatgtttttattttaaaaatttatgaaatgaaaaatataaacCAAAAAAAGTTTTGTGAAATATGTTTTTTTGGTATATTGATAATTGAAAATAAGAATTAACTTCTAAAATGATATTTAAACTTTTTACTATCAAAATTGTCTTATTGTACATAATAAAACTAGTTAAAATCTATGTTTGCTGTGAAATAAGTATCACTCCTAATAATAGATAGCAGATGCTTCtttctccaatttttttttttttaaaagataacaTTACACGTAGCTTTTAAATTGAACCTAACTAAAATTTACATCAAACTTGAGACAAATAAATCATctaatttggtgaaattttctACCCTATAAACTAGTTACTCTATTTTagaagttaatttttttttgttcttataCTACACATACTCACCGCATTCATACACACTAAAAGAATATTCTATATAAAATGAAGAAGGTAACTCAGGTTAAAATAAACACCCAATTAAAATATGACATATCAGAGAGAATAACTTACATATTACTTTAGAGAAAGTAGAGTAGCattcactttttattttattaggcCAATTTTAAAGCTCACTATTTAcattatttacaaaaattattatctatttaatAAAATTCATTCTATATTTCACTCCTGATATTTGAATTTGGTGTAATTTAATAAAAGGCCTACAAATTCTTCATCGATGTCAACTCTCAACTGCAAATGTAATTATGTTTTTTTGGTCTACCAAaagtaattatattttatatttaattgagagagaaaacaaaaattttggcGGAGTTCAACTCACCAATTTGTTTGGCAAAAATCTAATAGTATTCTAAaatcaattactaaaattagtcactaatatatttatatataaatatatataatttaatttatatttaatatatatttaaattttaatatatattttatattaataattaattttagtgattaattttaattttaacgtAACATAGTCGTTCTTTTGGTGGTTGCCCAGTACATCTCCCAAAAAAATATCG includes:
- the LOC130935017 gene encoding DNA repair protein UVH3 isoform X4, with the protein product MKSTEAGNFLQEVVSRSRNQEELDEMLAASISAEENGMLAGKEVPSTVPNTSEEKFDTDGELILPCDNEVDLAVLAALPQSMQLDILAQLKGKKTKAPVEDELQNQREVNDRGKGKGILFRESDLGGCSSKCDNVISTNDNQDKIDEMLAASIAAEGIAKSMSNASTFFEASAIEEEDGDYDEDEEMILPAMHGGVDPAVLASLPPSMQLDLLVQIRERLIAENRQKYQKVKKDPAKFSELQIEAYLKTVAFRREIDEVQKAAAGRGVGGIQTSRIASEANREYIFSSSFTGDKQELASSRAEKNDDAHRKAQGTHPVENLANIIASAGSNTTSGLVCNEPSESVDERIQTFLDERGQFRVSRSRAMGMRMTRDLQRNLDLMKEIELERTHINKASNIDAILSAENNGPSKSSGTNSVGKLKTMNVDLVGECAQNEQSVFDKDTSIEVSFEYDSKNALIDAEDEIFANLVGGNSGTVFHADGTPAKEHPSNSDSDCDWEEGIVEGKNTFIPGNNKVEWNSSVAEGDNNDESEVEWEEGACDGDKSTICCPSETGKKPTRGQLEEESNLQEAIRRSLETIGDGELKHLSSVDEHSNADEKKLDYGLTHGDYLDVSGAMTLNDEDAFLKIKNSMAVSSSPREDGSKQNIFHGNVDADGYVNSQTSDFPRGQSKSYVASISSNLDILIEKPNVLNRCSHSEYSTSDANMMKDNDHMAAEQLLDKHCDDTKVSSDGKNVSKDNPLGSTESSLKGSTENVDIGPKLAAVDNDGSFRGERNIDLVKNAVNTSGDFPAHVDEVRLEEEIRILGQEYINLENEQKKLERNAESVNSELFTECQELLQMFGLPYIIAPMEAEAQCAFLETAKLVDGVITDDSDVLLFGARNVYKNIFDDRKYVETYFMEDIEKELGLSREKLVRMALLLGSDYTEGVSGIGIVNAIEVVNAFPEKDGLLKFRQWVESPDPTILGWLNTKGGSNTRKKGSKEPSSDQINSHIKEQEDSLDCDQEIKQTFFEKHRNVSKNWHIPSSFPSETVISAYYSPQVDKSTEPVTWGKPDHLVLRKLCWEKFGWTSQKADELLLPVLKEYNKHETQLRLEAFYSFNERFAKIRSKRIKKAVKGITGKQPSELKDDFNSGKSRRGNHLESEDKNFENLKATKESLESLKKPKVKESRKRKNDGDTLGKAMSKRKTIIDGPSSASGMSAVENLQPGTESEKDQSDSNPLISNRSGRGRGRGRSLAVKHGRKKESLIYQSSGTSSSSSDTDDHVDMSKVPQEVRRSSRSRKPVNYSLENLEDEELNELFDTRNQSSLCEENLSDIPGACGDSATGLSRGKESDMISSAPTRNFPRDDLGSEGQFFTDADETTHPDPGIGDGDITVNADSCDDYLKLGGGFCLDDSDEPSNQNAVDGVNTADTEGFLHCSVMMDETDHHKNGSEILFSGTDNARSEMQEGRNAYNVDNEPNDNLPNLSANDQNEMGVSVPENVNHNNGNYNGAFSAMPFLRKKRKK